Proteins co-encoded in one Opitutus terrae PB90-1 genomic window:
- a CDS encoding peptide ABC transporter substrate-binding protein: MRFWCFPRLVSVLCAALLAGSCARREPPVEVATREHTLLLGNLAEPTDLDPHTSITYTDQNVILALFEGLTALDEKTSRAVPGVAERWDVSDDGRTYTFHLRPAARWSNGDAVTARDFAYSFERILSPGLASEYSYLLWPIRGAQAFNRGDVKPFADVGVTVVDDHTLRLTLERPTPYLLALAANPVWFPVHRATIEKFGRIDQRSTAWTRPGNLVGNGAFTLAEWLPNARIVVSKNAHYWGAAANTLEKIVFLPTENPDVEERGFRTGQVHITYGVPIEKIARYRETAPEQLRLDPFLQTFFLRFNVTRPPLDRPEVRQAIALAIDREALARAVLRGSRLAAPHFTPPGCAGYTAEARVGFDLAKARALLADAGFPNGEGLPVLEFQFRNDDTQPKVAEAIQSMLGQIGVRVSLAPFEQKTWLQNQQSLAYTIVFSAWVGDFADPATFLDLFAGGGGNNWTGWADAEYDRWLQEASRLTDSNARFALFQRAEARLLAQAPITPLFFGARTYLINPAVKNWEPALLGFHRYQFVRLEPAAPAY, translated from the coding sequence ATGCGCTTCTGGTGTTTCCCGCGGCTCGTTTCTGTTCTCTGCGCCGCCCTGCTCGCCGGCTCCTGCGCGCGGCGCGAGCCACCAGTCGAGGTGGCCACGCGCGAGCACACCCTGCTCCTCGGCAATCTCGCCGAGCCCACCGATCTCGATCCGCACACGTCAATCACCTACACGGATCAGAACGTGATCCTCGCGCTGTTCGAGGGACTCACCGCACTCGACGAGAAAACCTCCCGCGCGGTCCCCGGGGTCGCGGAACGCTGGGACGTTTCCGACGACGGTCGCACCTACACCTTCCACCTGCGGCCCGCGGCACGCTGGTCCAACGGCGACGCGGTAACCGCGCGCGACTTCGCCTACTCGTTCGAGCGCATCCTCTCGCCCGGGCTCGCGTCCGAATATTCCTACCTGCTCTGGCCGATTCGCGGCGCCCAAGCCTTCAACCGCGGCGATGTAAAGCCGTTCGCCGACGTGGGTGTCACCGTCGTCGACGACCACACGCTGCGACTCACGCTCGAACGGCCGACACCCTACCTGCTTGCGCTTGCCGCCAATCCCGTGTGGTTCCCGGTGCACCGGGCGACGATTGAAAAATTTGGCCGGATCGATCAACGGAGCACCGCCTGGACCCGGCCGGGCAACCTCGTCGGCAACGGCGCGTTCACGCTCGCCGAGTGGTTGCCCAACGCCCGGATCGTCGTTTCCAAAAACGCACACTACTGGGGCGCTGCGGCGAACACGCTCGAGAAGATCGTTTTCCTCCCCACGGAAAATCCCGACGTCGAGGAGCGCGGGTTCCGCACGGGACAGGTGCACATCACCTATGGCGTGCCGATCGAGAAGATCGCCCGCTATCGCGAGACCGCGCCCGAACAGCTCCGGCTCGATCCGTTCCTGCAGACATTCTTCTTGCGCTTCAACGTCACGCGTCCCCCGCTCGACCGGCCCGAGGTGCGTCAGGCGATCGCACTGGCGATCGATCGTGAAGCCCTTGCGCGCGCCGTGCTGCGCGGCTCGCGACTCGCGGCCCCGCACTTCACGCCGCCCGGCTGCGCGGGCTACACGGCCGAGGCGCGCGTCGGCTTCGACCTCGCGAAAGCCCGCGCGCTCCTGGCCGACGCCGGATTTCCCAACGGCGAAGGGCTGCCCGTGCTGGAGTTTCAGTTTCGCAACGATGACACGCAGCCCAAGGTGGCCGAAGCAATCCAGTCGATGCTCGGGCAGATCGGCGTGCGCGTGAGCCTCGCGCCGTTCGAGCAAAAGACGTGGCTGCAAAATCAGCAGTCGCTCGCCTACACGATCGTCTTCTCGGCGTGGGTCGGCGACTTCGCCGATCCCGCCACGTTCCTCGACCTGTTCGCCGGTGGTGGCGGCAACAACTGGACCGGCTGGGCGGACGCGGAGTACGACCGGTGGCTGCAGGAGGCTTCGCGCCTCACGGATTCCAACGCTCGATTCGCGCTTTTCCAGCGGGCCGAAGCGCGGCTGCTGGCGCAGGCGCCCATCACGCCGCTGTTCTTCGGTGCCCGCACCTATCTGATCAATCCGGCGGTGAAGAACTGGGAGCCCGCCCTGCTCGGCTTCCATCGCTACCAGTTCGTCCGGCTCGAGCCGGCCGCGCCCGCCTACTGA
- a CDS encoding ABC transporter ATP-binding protein, with amino-acid sequence MPAAFHQEDEFRARLDAGLWWKIFRRALHLKRYLVPLLISAVGIAVCDATYVQITRWVIDGVARDGADAPFTLYIAASFGLTLAFAVAVWVLIETAGNIAHRLAHDIRRDCFDRLLSMELAFFDTRPAGWLIARLTADCNRLANVLAWGSLDFTWGLSYLVLVAISLLLMNWRLGLLVLAVVPLLALISVYFQRKMLLSAREVRRVNSQITAAFNESIQGVRTTKSLVREQANLAEFQHLSTGMFSAAVLNARQNALYFPLVTTLGTLGAGLALWRGGYLVENAELSLGTLVAFINFAIQFFHPINQLALKLAELQSAQAAGERVLGLLAAEPAIKDTPVVLAAVAHASDSAAQSKFEIRKSKISPLAPDGLPGAIDRIEFRAVSFRYATGPTVLRDFHLRVQRGDTVALVGASGGGKSTLVSLLCRFYEPSSGQILVNGRDYRERPLTWYQSQFGVVLQTPHLFQGTIRDNIRYGRLDATDAEVEAAARLVNADEFIRRLDHGYDTPVGEGGNRLSTGQRQLVSFARALLANPQVFVMDEATSSIDTETERLIQRGLETMFAGRIAFVIAHRLSTIRRASRILVIDHGRIAEAGTHDELLRQRGHYYQLYTGQFHHEREAAVLASADR; translated from the coding sequence ATGCCCGCCGCTTTTCACCAGGAAGATGAGTTCCGGGCCCGCCTCGACGCCGGCCTGTGGTGGAAGATCTTCCGCCGCGCGTTGCACCTGAAGCGTTACCTCGTGCCGCTTCTGATTTCGGCCGTCGGCATCGCGGTCTGCGACGCCACCTACGTCCAAATCACCCGCTGGGTGATCGACGGCGTGGCGCGTGACGGTGCCGATGCGCCGTTCACGCTCTACATTGCCGCAAGCTTCGGTCTCACCCTCGCGTTCGCGGTCGCCGTGTGGGTGCTGATCGAGACCGCCGGCAATATCGCCCACCGGCTCGCGCACGACATCCGCCGCGACTGCTTCGACCGGCTGCTGTCCATGGAGCTGGCCTTTTTCGACACGCGCCCAGCGGGCTGGCTCATCGCGCGTCTCACCGCCGATTGCAACCGGCTCGCCAACGTCCTCGCATGGGGATCCCTGGATTTCACCTGGGGCCTCAGCTACCTCGTGCTGGTGGCGATCAGTCTGCTGCTGATGAACTGGCGGCTCGGGCTGCTCGTGCTCGCCGTCGTTCCGCTGCTCGCGCTGATCTCGGTCTACTTTCAACGCAAGATGCTCCTGAGCGCCCGCGAGGTTCGTCGCGTCAATTCGCAGATCACCGCCGCGTTCAACGAATCGATTCAGGGCGTCCGCACGACGAAGTCGCTCGTGCGCGAGCAGGCCAATCTCGCGGAATTCCAGCACCTCTCGACCGGCATGTTCAGCGCGGCGGTGCTCAACGCACGCCAGAACGCCCTCTACTTTCCGCTGGTGACGACGCTCGGCACGCTCGGCGCCGGCCTGGCCTTGTGGCGCGGCGGCTATTTGGTGGAGAACGCGGAGCTCAGCCTCGGCACGCTCGTCGCGTTCATCAACTTCGCGATCCAGTTCTTCCACCCCATCAACCAGCTCGCCTTGAAACTGGCCGAGCTGCAGAGCGCGCAAGCTGCCGGCGAACGCGTGCTCGGACTGCTCGCCGCCGAACCCGCGATCAAAGACACCCCCGTCGTCCTCGCCGCGGTTGCGCACGCCTCCGACTCCGCCGCTCAATCGAAATTCGAAATTCGAAAATCGAAAATCTCCCCGCTCGCGCCTGACGGACTTCCCGGAGCAATCGACCGAATCGAGTTCCGCGCCGTGAGCTTCCGCTACGCGACCGGACCGACGGTGCTGCGCGACTTCCATCTGCGGGTGCAACGCGGCGACACCGTTGCGCTCGTCGGCGCGTCAGGCGGAGGCAAGAGCACGCTCGTGTCGCTGCTGTGCCGGTTCTACGAGCCCAGCTCCGGGCAAATTCTCGTCAACGGTCGCGACTACCGCGAACGTCCGCTTACCTGGTATCAGTCACAGTTCGGCGTCGTTCTGCAGACACCGCACCTGTTCCAAGGCACGATCCGCGACAACATCCGCTACGGCCGACTCGACGCCACCGACGCCGAGGTGGAGGCCGCCGCCCGGCTCGTGAATGCGGACGAATTCATCCGCCGGCTCGATCACGGCTACGACACGCCCGTCGGCGAAGGCGGCAACCGGCTTTCGACCGGCCAGCGCCAGCTGGTGTCCTTCGCCCGCGCCCTGCTCGCCAACCCGCAGGTGTTCGTGATGGACGAAGCCACGTCCTCGATCGATACCGAGACCGAGCGACTCATCCAGCGCGGACTGGAAACGATGTTCGCCGGCCGCATCGCCTTCGTGATCGCGCACCGGCTGAGCACGATCCGCCGCGCCTCGCGCATTCTCGTCATCGATCACGGCCGCATCGCGGAAGCAGGCACGCATGACGAATTGCTGCGGCAGCGCGGCCACTACTACCAGCTCTACACCGGCCAGTTTCACCACGAGCGCGAAGCGGCCGTGCTCGCGTCCGCCGACCGGTGA
- a CDS encoding ABC transporter ATP-binding protein: protein MFSQLQLVWSIMRGQRLRYSLALICLTLATVITFGVPLVGTAAIDHAIGTPAAAPSSPRLIAWLLQALGGADHLRTHLWLAPVAMVALALVAGVFSYVKGWLAALASEQIARQLKDDLYDHLNHLPATYHDQAGTGDLVQRCTSDVETTRQFLATQVMQIGNAAVLAAAALPLMLALDVPMTLVSFALVGPLIVYGYVFFRKIQHVFREVDEAEGALTAVIQENLTGIRVVRAFARQEFERNRLATPNALFRDRNIRMLRLMSWYWSISDFAALSQLGLALLVGAHWVAQGRLSIGLLYGFLAYLSLMLWPVREIGRILTDLGKTSVALSRIREILAVARERDPAPSFRLALLPERLRGTIAVRDLHFAHAGGAPTAEGAGALNGLSFDVAAGETLAILGPSGAGKSTLMHLLLRLYDYTEGSIRLDGHELSALPRSWVRGQIGVVMQEPFLFSKTLRENLRLGHNDAADPDIHDAARMAGIHETILTFEEGYATLVGERGLTLSGGQRQRLAIARAVLKRPPLLILDDALSAVDAANEAAILHALQQRRGSATTLVIAHRLATLAHADRILVLDHGRIIQSGTHAELAGQPGLYQRLWEIQTSIAAELNHDLKSA, encoded by the coding sequence GTGTTTTCTCAACTCCAACTCGTCTGGTCGATCATGCGTGGCCAGCGGCTGCGCTACAGCCTCGCGCTGATCTGCCTGACCCTCGCCACGGTCATCACGTTCGGCGTCCCCCTGGTCGGCACCGCGGCGATTGATCACGCGATCGGCACCCCGGCTGCCGCGCCCTCTTCACCGCGGCTGATCGCCTGGCTGCTGCAGGCACTCGGCGGTGCTGATCATCTTCGTACCCACCTCTGGCTCGCACCCGTCGCGATGGTGGCGCTCGCCTTGGTGGCCGGGGTGTTCAGTTACGTGAAAGGCTGGCTCGCCGCGCTCGCGAGCGAACAGATTGCACGCCAGCTCAAGGATGACCTCTACGATCACCTTAACCACCTGCCCGCCACCTACCACGACCAGGCCGGCACGGGCGATCTCGTGCAGCGCTGCACCAGCGACGTCGAGACGACGCGCCAGTTTCTCGCCACGCAGGTGATGCAGATCGGCAACGCGGCCGTTCTCGCCGCGGCGGCGCTGCCGCTGATGCTCGCGCTGGACGTCCCGATGACGCTCGTGTCGTTCGCGCTCGTCGGCCCGCTGATCGTCTACGGCTACGTTTTCTTCCGCAAGATTCAGCACGTGTTCCGTGAAGTCGACGAAGCCGAGGGCGCGCTGACCGCGGTGATTCAGGAAAACCTGACCGGCATCCGCGTCGTGCGGGCGTTCGCCCGGCAGGAGTTCGAACGCAACCGACTCGCCACGCCCAACGCGCTTTTCCGTGATCGCAACATCCGCATGCTGCGGCTGATGTCGTGGTATTGGTCGATCAGCGACTTCGCCGCGCTCAGCCAGCTGGGGCTCGCGCTGCTCGTCGGCGCACACTGGGTGGCGCAAGGCCGGCTCAGCATCGGGCTGCTGTATGGCTTCCTCGCGTATCTCAGCTTGATGCTGTGGCCGGTACGCGAGATCGGTCGGATCCTTACCGACCTCGGCAAAACCTCGGTCGCGCTTTCGCGCATTCGCGAGATCCTCGCAGTCGCGCGCGAGCGCGACCCCGCGCCCTCGTTCCGCCTCGCCCTGCTCCCCGAACGGCTGCGCGGCACGATCGCCGTGCGCGATCTGCACTTCGCCCACGCGGGCGGTGCGCCCACCGCCGAAGGCGCCGGCGCGCTCAACGGACTCTCGTTCGATGTCGCCGCCGGCGAGACGCTCGCCATCCTCGGCCCCTCTGGCGCCGGCAAGAGCACGCTCATGCACCTGCTGCTGCGGCTCTACGACTACACGGAGGGCTCGATCCGACTCGACGGCCACGAGCTCTCGGCGCTGCCGCGCTCGTGGGTGCGCGGCCAGATCGGCGTCGTGATGCAGGAGCCGTTTCTTTTTTCCAAAACGCTCCGCGAAAACCTCCGGCTCGGCCACAACGACGCCGCTGACCCGGACATCCACGACGCCGCGCGGATGGCTGGCATCCACGAAACAATCCTCACATTCGAGGAGGGTTATGCCACCCTCGTCGGCGAACGCGGCCTCACCTTGTCCGGTGGCCAGCGGCAGCGCCTGGCCATCGCCCGCGCCGTGCTCAAGCGTCCGCCGCTGCTCATCCTCGACGATGCCTTGAGCGCGGTGGATGCGGCGAACGAGGCGGCGATTCTCCACGCGCTGCAGCAGCGCCGCGGTTCCGCCACGACGCTGGTGATCGCTCACCGGCTCGCCACACTCGCGCACGCCGATCGGATTCTCGTGCTCGACCACGGCCGGATCATCCAGTCCGGCACACACGCGGAGCTCGCGGGGCAGCCTGGTCTCTACCAGCGGCTCTGGGAAATCCAGACCAGCATCGCCGCCGAGCTCAACCACGACCTCAAGTCCGCCTGA
- a CDS encoding RNA polymerase sigma factor, whose protein sequence is MSTDLTTGRDQPHEHAGFLERIFAEQQAPLVRYATRLLGDGERARDVVQDTFVKLMQQRAAAIDGHVVEWLFTVCRNRAMDVLRKEGRMKPFEVGQLEETSAPGPRPGRALEEAETQAIVLRLIDALPPNQQEVIRLKFQNGFSYKEISRITALSVSNVGFLIHTAIGRLRTEMAAQQP, encoded by the coding sequence ATGTCCACCGACCTCACGACCGGACGGGATCAGCCACATGAACACGCTGGTTTTCTGGAACGCATCTTCGCGGAGCAGCAGGCGCCGCTCGTGCGCTACGCGACGCGGCTGCTCGGAGACGGCGAGCGCGCACGAGACGTGGTGCAGGACACGTTCGTCAAGCTCATGCAGCAGCGCGCGGCCGCGATCGACGGCCACGTGGTGGAGTGGCTGTTCACGGTGTGCCGGAACCGCGCGATGGACGTGCTGCGCAAGGAGGGGCGCATGAAACCGTTTGAGGTGGGCCAACTCGAGGAGACGAGCGCGCCCGGACCGCGGCCGGGGCGAGCGCTGGAGGAAGCGGAGACGCAGGCGATCGTGCTGCGGCTGATCGACGCGCTGCCGCCGAACCAGCAGGAGGTCATCCGGCTGAAATTCCAAAATGGTTTCAGCTACAAGGAAATCAGTCGGATCACGGCGCTGTCGGTCAGCAACGTGGGTTTCCTGATTCACACGGCGATCGGGCGGCTCCGCACCGAGATGGCGGCGCAGCAACCGTAG
- a CDS encoding YfbK domain-containing protein, with protein sequence MNEFRITTDDPRLTAYALGELEGEEQQQIDAAVRADPALQAEVAAIRALAGHMNEALAAEALPEVAEQPSRLQTAAIIPGPPDQLDGGRSSGEQAKQLGTLLRFSRWYLVGGGLAAACLVLVLALHSVPHDTGVAAPVAKQLQAAADSALTATTSLTGPMAQKRRVEEPINLPISPQQAPADLEAFAVVATPPAPPVAGQPLLKQVERQPNLSKTSSFAAPESTAFGALARAELRETQRQVRQARAQKKDAAMQALLVANEEPAALSSFPGQAPAMDGYIASTTFAGIGTRVRGDHRQAMNTEAYRFLRESDFLSAREHPLSTFAADVDTASYANVRRFLREGRLPPADAVRIEELVNYFPYRYAAPGRVRDEGVAAPGEAPFAAALEVAAAPWAAQHRLVRIGLKAKDAAVSGRAAANLVFLLDVSGSMDQPNKLRLVQESMRLLLGRLQPEDRVAIVTYAGNSGLALPSTPVARQREILDAIDELRAGGSTNGAMGLQLAYDIAKANFVANGVNRVILCTDGDFNVGVTSEGELVRLIEEKAKSGVFLTVLGFGMGNLKDAMLQQIADRGNGSYGYIDTRREAEKLLVQQVSGTLLTVAKDVKLQVEFNPAKVARYRLIGYEKRLLNQEDFANDKIDAGEIGAGHTVTALYEIIPVGAKDAEVTEETEPEDRRYTYSSAAPSAVEKRTLAHADELLTLKVRYKQPTALLSTRLEFPLKDDGGNFAQASEDFRFASAVAAFGMILRDSPYKGVATLDDVIAWANAATSDDPGGYRAEFVELVKQARLLTQR encoded by the coding sequence ATGAACGAATTTCGCATCACGACAGACGACCCCCGGCTCACCGCTTACGCGCTGGGCGAACTCGAGGGAGAGGAACAGCAGCAGATCGACGCGGCAGTGCGGGCGGATCCGGCGCTGCAGGCGGAAGTGGCGGCGATTCGCGCGCTGGCCGGACACATGAACGAAGCGCTCGCGGCGGAGGCGTTGCCCGAGGTGGCGGAACAGCCTTCGCGCTTGCAGACGGCTGCGATCATTCCCGGCCCCCCAGATCAGCTCGATGGCGGACGTTCGAGTGGGGAGCAAGCGAAGCAGCTGGGCACGCTGCTGCGGTTTTCGCGCTGGTATTTGGTCGGCGGCGGATTGGCGGCGGCGTGCCTGGTGCTGGTGTTGGCGCTGCACTCCGTGCCGCACGACACTGGCGTCGCGGCGCCTGTCGCGAAACAACTTCAGGCCGCGGCCGATAGCGCGCTGACTGCAACGACATCCTTGACGGGACCGATGGCGCAGAAGCGTCGGGTGGAGGAACCGATCAATCTGCCGATTTCCCCGCAGCAGGCGCCAGCGGATTTGGAGGCGTTCGCGGTGGTCGCAACGCCGCCCGCGCCGCCGGTTGCCGGTCAGCCGCTGCTGAAGCAAGTCGAGCGGCAGCCGAATCTGTCCAAAACGTCGAGTTTCGCTGCGCCGGAATCGACCGCCTTCGGTGCGCTTGCTCGCGCCGAACTGCGGGAGACGCAGCGGCAGGTCCGTCAAGCTCGCGCGCAAAAAAAAGATGCGGCGATGCAAGCGCTTCTGGTGGCGAACGAGGAGCCGGCGGCCTTGAGCTCGTTCCCGGGGCAGGCACCCGCGATGGACGGATATATTGCGAGCACAACCTTCGCCGGCATCGGCACGCGGGTGCGGGGGGATCATCGCCAGGCGATGAACACCGAGGCGTATCGTTTTCTGCGCGAGAGCGACTTCCTCTCCGCCCGCGAGCATCCGCTGTCGACGTTCGCAGCGGATGTCGACACGGCGAGCTACGCGAATGTGCGGCGGTTCCTGCGCGAAGGTCGGCTGCCGCCGGCGGACGCGGTGCGAATCGAGGAACTGGTGAACTATTTTCCGTATCGCTATGCGGCGCCGGGCAGAGTCCGCGACGAGGGCGTCGCGGCTCCAGGGGAGGCCCCCTTCGCGGCGGCGTTGGAGGTGGCAGCGGCGCCATGGGCGGCGCAGCACCGGCTGGTGCGGATTGGGCTGAAGGCGAAAGACGCGGCCGTGAGCGGGCGCGCGGCGGCGAATTTGGTGTTCCTGCTCGACGTGTCCGGTTCGATGGACCAGCCGAACAAGCTGCGGCTCGTGCAGGAATCGATGCGGCTGTTGCTCGGCCGGCTGCAGCCGGAGGATCGCGTCGCGATCGTGACCTACGCGGGAAATAGCGGGCTGGCGCTGCCGTCGACGCCGGTGGCGCGGCAGCGCGAAATCCTCGACGCGATCGACGAACTGAGAGCGGGCGGCTCGACCAACGGCGCGATGGGGCTCCAACTCGCCTACGACATCGCGAAGGCGAACTTCGTGGCGAACGGCGTGAACCGCGTGATCCTGTGCACCGACGGCGATTTCAATGTCGGCGTGACCAGCGAAGGCGAACTGGTGCGGCTGATCGAGGAGAAGGCGAAGTCCGGCGTGTTCCTGACCGTACTCGGCTTCGGCATGGGCAACCTCAAGGATGCGATGCTGCAGCAGATCGCCGACCGCGGAAACGGGAGCTATGGCTACATCGACACGCGGCGCGAAGCCGAGAAGCTGCTCGTGCAGCAGGTGAGCGGCACGCTCCTGACGGTGGCGAAGGACGTGAAGCTGCAGGTGGAATTCAACCCGGCGAAGGTGGCGCGCTACCGGCTGATCGGCTACGAGAAGCGGCTGCTCAACCAGGAGGACTTCGCCAACGACAAGATTGACGCGGGCGAGATCGGCGCGGGGCACACGGTGACGGCGCTGTATGAAATCATCCCGGTTGGCGCGAAGGACGCGGAGGTCACGGAAGAAACCGAGCCGGAGGATCGACGCTACACCTACTCCAGCGCGGCGCCGTCCGCCGTGGAGAAGCGCACGCTGGCGCACGCGGACGAGCTGTTGACACTCAAAGTGCGCTACAAGCAGCCGACGGCCCTGCTCAGCACCCGGCTCGAGTTTCCGCTGAAGGACGACGGAGGGAACTTTGCCCAGGCGAGCGAAGATTTCCGGTTTGCGAGTGCGGTGGCCGCGTTCGGGATGATCTTGCGCGACTCACCGTACAAAGGTGTGGCGACGCTCGACGACGTGATCGCGTGGGCCAATGCGGCCACGAGTGATGACCCCGGCGGCTACCGCGCGGAGTTCGTCGAACTGGTGAAACAGGCGAGGCTGCTCACGCAGCGGTAG
- a CDS encoding Gfo/Idh/MocA family protein: MLPRVASAATAPAASANKAADGMNYAPQGKPRPVVKPGEFIFAAAHLDHGHIHGQCNGLTEAGAQLKWIYDPDAKKVAALHERFPDAKVARSLDEILADPAVQLVASAAVTSERGPLGCRVMEAGKDYFTDKAPFTTLDQLEQAKAVVARTGRKYMVYYSERIHNESAMFATDLVQQGAIGRVLQVIGLGPHRLNAPSRPAWFFEREKFGGILCDIGSHQFEQFLTYTGAKDANVVHAAIANYAHKEYPTFEDFGEASLIGDNATTNFIRVDWFTPAGLGVWGDGRTIILGTKGYIELRKYIEVGREKTGDHVYVVDEKGEQHLHVAGQVGFRFFGELILDCLNRTEKAMTQAHAFKAAELCLRAQAEARWLT; this comes from the coding sequence ATGCTTCCTCGCGTCGCCTCTGCCGCCACCGCGCCCGCTGCCAGCGCCAACAAAGCCGCGGACGGGATGAACTACGCTCCGCAGGGCAAGCCCCGCCCGGTCGTCAAGCCGGGCGAGTTCATTTTCGCCGCCGCGCACCTCGACCACGGCCACATTCACGGCCAGTGCAACGGGCTCACCGAAGCGGGTGCCCAGCTGAAATGGATCTACGATCCCGACGCCAAGAAGGTCGCCGCGTTGCACGAGCGTTTTCCCGACGCGAAGGTCGCGCGTTCGCTCGATGAGATCCTCGCCGATCCCGCCGTGCAGCTCGTCGCCTCCGCCGCGGTGACGTCCGAACGCGGCCCGCTCGGCTGCCGCGTGATGGAAGCCGGCAAGGATTACTTCACCGACAAGGCGCCGTTCACCACGCTGGACCAGCTCGAACAGGCGAAGGCGGTGGTCGCGCGCACCGGCCGCAAATACATGGTCTATTACAGCGAGCGGATTCACAACGAATCCGCGATGTTCGCCACCGATCTGGTGCAGCAAGGCGCGATCGGTCGCGTGCTGCAGGTGATCGGACTCGGGCCCCACCGGCTCAACGCGCCCTCGCGGCCCGCCTGGTTCTTCGAGCGCGAAAAATTTGGCGGCATCCTCTGCGACATCGGCAGCCACCAGTTCGAACAATTTCTCACTTACACCGGCGCGAAGGACGCCAACGTGGTCCACGCCGCGATCGCGAACTACGCCCACAAGGAATATCCCACCTTCGAGGACTTCGGCGAGGCGTCGTTGATCGGCGACAACGCCACGACCAACTTCATCCGGGTCGACTGGTTCACGCCGGCGGGGCTCGGCGTGTGGGGCGATGGCCGCACGATCATTCTTGGCACGAAGGGCTACATCGAGCTGCGCAAATACATCGAGGTCGGCCGCGAGAAAACCGGCGATCACGTCTACGTGGTCGACGAAAAGGGCGAGCAGCACCTGCACGTCGCCGGCCAGGTGGGCTTCCGGTTTTTCGGCGAGCTGATCCTCGACTGCCTCAACCGCACCGAGAAGGCGATGACGCAGGCGCACGCGTTCAAGGCCGCCGAGCTCTGCCTGCGCGCGCAGGCCGAAGCCCGCTGGCTGACGTAG
- a CDS encoding LacI family DNA-binding transcriptional regulator — protein MTTSADRPVMMADLARHLRLARSTVSMALRDHPDIAPATRRRVQDAALQLGYRANPLVSALMANVHAAHPVKHDTALAVISEDSGPIEWYRRPLLDSIHAGIAAQADRHGFLVQHFQLADAGLSPARLAAILRARGIPGVILAPVACTKPSRFDAWDDFAVVTIGWSVLNPRLSRSSFHHFQNMLLAWDTLAARGYQRIGFVHTTEQSQRSALTYLGGFLARSYTRPPHDRVEPLSVDVATSLTAELFRAWKERERPDALIVTDAACFVPLVQQNARVPDELALVALEAGSAPAGTAGIDEQAPRVGAAAIDLLIGQLHRNQRGSPEVPSCVHVPGTWREGTTVRPGVPA, from the coding sequence ATGACCACTTCCGCAGATCGTCCCGTTATGATGGCGGACCTTGCGCGACACCTGCGACTCGCGCGCTCGACGGTTTCGATGGCGCTGCGCGACCACCCGGACATCGCGCCGGCGACGCGCCGCCGCGTGCAGGATGCCGCGTTGCAGCTCGGCTATCGCGCCAATCCGCTGGTCTCGGCGCTCATGGCGAACGTCCACGCCGCGCATCCCGTGAAACACGACACCGCGCTCGCGGTGATCAGCGAGGACTCGGGGCCGATCGAATGGTATCGCCGGCCGCTGCTCGATTCGATTCACGCCGGGATCGCCGCGCAGGCGGATCGGCACGGTTTTCTCGTGCAGCACTTCCAATTGGCCGATGCCGGCCTCTCGCCCGCGCGCCTCGCGGCGATTCTGCGCGCCCGCGGCATTCCCGGCGTGATCCTCGCGCCGGTGGCGTGCACCAAGCCGAGCCGCTTCGACGCGTGGGACGATTTCGCGGTGGTGACCATCGGCTGGTCGGTCCTGAATCCGCGGCTCTCGCGCTCGAGCTTCCACCATTTCCAAAACATGCTGCTGGCGTGGGACACGCTGGCGGCCCGCGGCTACCAACGGATCGGCTTCGTGCACACGACCGAGCAAAGTCAGCGCAGCGCGCTCACGTATCTCGGCGGCTTCCTCGCGCGCAGCTACACGCGACCGCCACACGACCGCGTCGAGCCCCTCTCCGTCGACGTCGCCACCTCGCTCACCGCCGAGCTGTTCCGGGCTTGGAAGGAGCGCGAGCGACCGGACGCCCTGATCGTCACCGACGCCGCTTGTTTCGTGCCGCTCGTGCAACAGAACGCCCGCGTGCCCGACGAACTCGCGCTCGTGGCGCTGGAGGCCGGCTCGGCCCCGGCCGGCACCGCCGGCATCGACGAGCAGGCCCCGCGTGTCGGCGCCGCAGCCATCGATCTTCTCATCGGGCAGCTCCACCGCAATCAGCGTGGCTCGCCCGAGGTGCCGTCGTGTGTCCACGTGCCCGGCACCTGGCGCGAGGGCACCACCGTTCGGCCCGGAGTTCCGGCTTGA